The proteins below are encoded in one region of Methanospirillum lacunae:
- a CDS encoding energy-coupling factor ABC transporter permease — MHIMEGFLPWQWCLVWWIIAIPFLVLGVIQLRSMIKKDRDNLPLLGVCGAFIFILSALKLPSVTGSCSHPTGTGLSTMCFGVFITSVIGAIVLLFQALFLAHGGLSTMGANMVSMAIGGPVVGYALYKILKDTSVNIYVTVFLVSAVADMVTYIITSLELALAYPAAVGGVAASFGAFFSIFAVTQIPLSIVEGCVLALVFKYIVALKPEILLKLNVFSEEQISRAGAQEYSTSKTEA; from the coding sequence ATGCATATTATGGAAGGTTTCCTACCCTGGCAATGGTGTCTGGTATGGTGGATTATTGCCATTCCATTCCTTGTACTGGGAGTAATTCAGCTGCGTTCAATGATCAAAAAAGACCGGGATAATCTGCCTCTTCTCGGTGTCTGCGGGGCATTTATTTTCATATTATCTGCCCTGAAACTTCCTTCAGTAACAGGAAGTTGTTCACATCCGACCGGAACCGGACTTTCTACCATGTGCTTTGGTGTCTTTATCACTTCAGTCATCGGTGCAATTGTTCTCCTGTTCCAGGCACTTTTCCTTGCACATGGAGGGCTCTCAACAATGGGTGCCAACATGGTCTCAATGGCTATCGGTGGCCCGGTTGTCGGATATGCCCTCTACAAAATCCTCAAAGACACGTCGGTCAACATCTATGTCACGGTCTTTCTCGTCTCTGCTGTTGCTGATATGGTGACGTATATTATTACTTCACTAGAACTTGCACTTGCATATCCTGCCGCAGTCGGCGGAGTTGCAGCTTCATTTGGAGCATTCTTTAGTATCTTTGCAGTTACCCAGATCCCACTTTCAATCGTTGAAGGATGTGTCCTGGCACTTGTATTCAAATACATTGTAGCACTAAAACCTGAGATCCTTCTCAAGCTGAATGTGTTCTCAGAAGAGCAAATTTCACGTGCAGGGGCACAGGAATATTCAACCTCAAAAACAGAGGCATGA
- a CDS encoding energy-coupling factor ABC transporter ATP-binding protein: MNIILEARDVRYRYPGGSEVIKGISFHVRKGEKIALVGPNGAGKSTLLQMFNGMVRPVSGVMLVGNEPIQYDSASLRMIRKKVGYVLQNSDRQIIAPTVYQDVAFGPANLGYDEEKIREKVTHALQHVGLEGFERRPPHHLSGGEKKRVAIAGILAMDPDVLVFDEPTSDLDPAGSEDLMELLDELNQEGKTVVISTHDVELAYPWADRAILMLDGRILQEDVPEIAFGNQKNVRKAHLSMPMILELSQELERRGFIEPGKKPRSILDIIHSIQKVATDSQQCKKLGTITVCNVDRSDDVSIRTWLESREIIAIGAMGTRAKQRAATEHLTLEFTYGVIDKCILRALRGKDSLILTTTRMVDRVSQRVDSYCQESSVSIQVLQLQGSEPDPQTVRSEQAVSKADNSKM, encoded by the coding sequence ATGAATATAATACTCGAAGCTCGCGATGTCAGATACCGGTATCCCGGAGGGTCTGAAGTAATAAAAGGGATCAGTTTTCACGTCCGCAAAGGTGAGAAGATTGCACTCGTTGGTCCGAATGGAGCAGGGAAGTCAACACTTCTCCAGATGTTCAACGGAATGGTCAGACCCGTTTCCGGTGTGATGCTGGTAGGCAATGAACCAATACAGTATGATTCTGCATCACTTCGGATGATACGCAAAAAAGTCGGGTATGTGCTTCAGAATTCAGACCGGCAGATTATTGCCCCGACTGTGTACCAGGATGTAGCCTTTGGTCCGGCAAACCTGGGCTATGATGAGGAGAAGATTAGGGAGAAAGTAACTCATGCTCTCCAGCACGTAGGACTTGAGGGGTTTGAGCGGCGTCCGCCTCACCATTTGTCAGGTGGTGAGAAGAAACGGGTAGCCATAGCAGGCATTCTTGCAATGGACCCAGATGTTCTGGTCTTTGATGAACCCACAAGTGACCTCGATCCTGCAGGCTCTGAGGATCTCATGGAACTTCTGGATGAGTTAAACCAGGAGGGAAAAACCGTTGTTATCTCTACTCATGATGTAGAACTGGCATATCCCTGGGCAGATCGGGCAATTCTTATGCTTGATGGAAGGATTCTCCAGGAGGATGTGCCAGAGATAGCATTTGGGAATCAGAAAAATGTCAGGAAGGCTCATCTCTCAATGCCCATGATTCTTGAACTCTCACAGGAACTAGAGCGAAGAGGCTTCATTGAACCAGGCAAAAAACCACGAAGCATTCTTGATATCATTCACAGTATCCAGAAAGTTGCCACTGATTCACAGCAGTGCAAAAAACTCGGAACCATAACGGTATGCAATGTTGACAGATCTGATGATGTATCCATAAGAACATGGCTGGAATCCAGGGAGATCATTGCTATTGGTGCGATGGGTACAAGGGCTAAGCAACGTGCTGCAACAGAACACCTGACACTGGAATTCACGTATGGAGTGATTGATAAATGCATATTACGTGCATTACGAGGCAAGGATTCACTTATCCTCACGACTACCAGAATGGTTGACCGGGTCAGCCAAAGGGTAGATTCCTACTGCCAGGAGAGTAGTGTATCCATACAGGTTCTTCAACTACAGGGTTCTGAGCCGGATCCGCAGACAGTACGTTCAGAGCAGGCAGTATCCAAGGCAGATAACTCCAAGATGTAA
- the cbiQ gene encoding cobalt ECF transporter T component CbiQ — MIEANLDSIAQKSAFRHINPGTKLLLALGSLILCLISPSPVVPLFSGVALSLLLLGPGKLSPLFYGKLLLGPAAFVGMSIVVLLFMLGGGTAVWQTQVWWLNLSITTGAIRESIIILCRVFGCSISLFFITLTTPMTDLFNGMKKARIPIELVDMMMIMYRFIFIIYDQAVEIWQAQVMRLGYSRPKEAIHSFAMLSGMLFISSWTAGEDLIHAMDCRCYSGVFPSLDQTEPVKIPSFLLVVVYLSGLCGILALTLTTTVFP; from the coding sequence ATGATAGAAGCAAACCTGGATTCTATAGCCCAGAAAAGTGCGTTCAGGCATATCAATCCAGGTACAAAACTTCTTTTAGCACTCGGATCACTTATCCTCTGTCTCATATCGCCTTCTCCGGTTGTTCCTCTGTTCTCAGGAGTTGCCCTCAGTCTCCTGCTTCTCGGTCCCGGGAAGTTATCTCCGCTCTTTTATGGTAAACTGCTGCTTGGCCCGGCTGCTTTTGTGGGAATGAGCATAGTAGTTCTCCTGTTTATGCTCGGAGGTGGCACAGCCGTATGGCAGACACAGGTATGGTGGCTGAACCTCTCAATCACAACCGGTGCTATCAGAGAGAGTATCATAATTCTCTGCCGGGTATTTGGATGTTCAATATCACTCTTTTTTATCACACTCACAACACCGATGACTGACCTCTTTAACGGAATGAAAAAAGCCAGGATACCAATTGAACTCGTGGATATGATGATGATCATGTACCGGTTTATCTTCATCATCTATGATCAGGCTGTAGAGATCTGGCAGGCACAGGTGATGCGGCTTGGGTACAGCAGGCCAAAAGAGGCAATTCATTCATTTGCCATGCTCAGTGGAATGCTGTTTATATCAAGCTGGACTGCAGGAGAAGACCTCATTCATGCAATGGACTGCCGGTGTTATTCCGGGGTCTTTCCTTCTCTTGATCAGACTGAACCGGTAAAAATTCCATCATTTCTTCTGGTAGTGGTGTACCTTTCAGGCCTTTGCGGGATACTTGCATTGACCCTGACCACAACGGTGTTTCCATGA
- a CDS encoding HAMP domain-containing methyl-accepting chemotaxis protein has protein sequence MISFQKQSLVNKLKIQIVITILFALVLGSAGIYGTYAMNEMVHKMFSDQLEPLMQTSKADIFFMEYSYSVVDYVCQTDKAKMAVISEKLTDHEKKMMEQVDQFRKTDLSSEDLSIINKFDSNWKEYKTSAKEVMALASEGKHEDATNLLDTETKQLMDEVNTVLDSLIEINEKDAKAEYAESQDLYSIIRNLSILILVITVILICLIFYLVSSRLNQQLTLLFKGMGEIGKGNLEYRIQMDGDDELARVSKTFDDMTVVINGVSNDIQNIADEAGNGNLSRRINTGDYRGDFLGMISRINELIDAIVKPLHEAMKLADSYASSNFTPRFDDSIQVKGEFLTFKDAMNQVGIQCSLAIRGVKTEIEALTSGMEETAASMEEIAGSVSVVADGAVNVSSYSNQSRDGVKQSLVALDELSKIVATIASKSEMASTTAMKTVELSARGKTLANQADKNMSEIMKSVSTTEAMVNDISEQMEEIGKIVFLISRIADQTSLLALNAAIEAARAGEAGLGFAVVADEVKDLAQDSQDSTEDIAEIIGNLQKRITEVTEAMKKSTQEVYTGNEAVSETLVLFNQIASEIDDINQQMSDIAGGTEEQAAATQEITASVHELGTLIEKTSDEAAGSAASTEEVSGAVSQVNKVVNDGALAIQRISNEMNKFIV, from the coding sequence ATGATATCTTTTCAAAAGCAGTCACTGGTGAACAAACTTAAGATCCAGATTGTTATTACAATCTTATTTGCACTCGTCCTTGGTAGTGCTGGCATTTATGGGACATATGCTATGAATGAAATGGTTCATAAAATGTTTTCAGACCAACTTGAACCACTCATGCAGACCAGTAAAGCAGACATTTTTTTCATGGAATACTCCTATTCTGTCGTAGATTATGTGTGTCAGACAGATAAGGCAAAGATGGCTGTAATATCTGAAAAACTCACAGATCATGAAAAGAAGATGATGGAACAGGTTGACCAGTTCAGAAAAACGGACCTGTCATCAGAAGATCTGTCAATCATAAACAAATTTGACTCAAACTGGAAAGAATATAAAACTTCTGCAAAAGAGGTGATGGCTCTTGCATCGGAGGGAAAGCATGAAGATGCAACAAATTTGCTGGATACTGAAACGAAGCAGTTAATGGATGAAGTGAATACAGTCCTTGACAGCCTCATAGAAATAAACGAGAAGGACGCAAAAGCTGAATATGCAGAATCCCAGGATCTGTACTCAATTATCAGGAATCTTTCTATCCTCATCTTAGTGATTACTGTTATCCTGATTTGCCTGATCTTCTATCTCGTCAGTTCAAGACTGAATCAGCAACTTACCCTCCTATTCAAGGGTATGGGAGAGATCGGGAAGGGTAACCTGGAATACCGGATACAGATGGATGGGGATGATGAATTAGCCCGGGTTTCAAAAACTTTTGACGATATGACAGTAGTCATCAACGGAGTCAGTAATGACATCCAGAATATTGCCGATGAAGCAGGGAATGGAAACCTCTCCAGACGGATTAATACCGGTGATTACAGGGGCGATTTCCTTGGGATGATCTCAAGAATCAATGAACTTATTGATGCAATTGTAAAGCCCCTGCACGAAGCCATGAAACTTGCCGACTCGTATGCCTCATCTAATTTTACACCCAGGTTCGATGACTCGATACAAGTCAAAGGAGAATTTCTGACCTTTAAAGATGCAATGAACCAGGTTGGTATCCAGTGTTCTCTGGCAATACGAGGAGTTAAAACTGAAATTGAAGCGTTAACATCAGGGATGGAAGAGACTGCCGCAAGTATGGAGGAGATTGCAGGCAGTGTAAGTGTTGTTGCCGATGGTGCAGTAAATGTGAGTTCATACTCAAACCAGAGTCGTGATGGAGTAAAACAAAGTCTGGTGGCACTGGATGAGTTATCAAAAATAGTTGCTACCATCGCTTCTAAATCAGAGATGGCATCGACGACTGCCATGAAGACTGTTGAACTTTCTGCCCGCGGAAAGACGCTCGCAAACCAGGCTGACAAGAATATGTCAGAGATCATGAAGTCAGTATCAACAACTGAAGCAATGGTCAACGATATCAGCGAACAGATGGAGGAAATCGGAAAGATCGTATTCCTTATCTCACGGATAGCTGATCAGACAAGTCTGCTGGCCCTCAACGCTGCAATAGAAGCAGCCCGGGCAGGAGAAGCCGGACTCGGATTTGCAGTCGTAGCTGATGAAGTAAAGGATCTTGCCCAGGATTCCCAGGACTCAACTGAAGATATTGCCGAGATCATAGGAAACCTCCAGAAAAGAATTACTGAAGTTACTGAAGCGATGAAGAAGTCAACACAGGAGGTATATACTGGCAATGAGGCAGTTTCTGAAACCCTTGTCCTATTCAACCAGATCGCCTCTGAGATAGATGATATAAATCAGCAGATGAGTGATATTGCCGGAGGGACAGAAGAGCAGGCAGCTGCTACCCAGGAGATCACGGCGAGTGTTCATGAACTGGGAACTCTGATTGAAAAAACATCAGATGAAGCAGCAGGATCTGCAGCGTCTACTGAAGAAGTTTCAGGTGCAGTCAGTCAGGTTAATAAAGTTGTTAATGACGGGGCATTGGCAATTCAGAGAATCTCTAATGAGATGAACAAGTTCATCGTCTGA
- a CDS encoding energy-coupling factor ABC transporter substrate-binding protein produces the protein MISNYKLEIITVLAILGFIAIFVSVSSGGDHEFSGSDDVGSEKISELTGQSVESFKPLIPQYEPPSGEIEATLFALQCAFGALILGIIFGYWLGQRKKSPLN, from the coding sequence ATGATATCTAATTATAAACTGGAGATAATTACTGTCCTAGCCATCCTTGGATTTATTGCAATATTCGTTTCAGTAAGTTCCGGGGGGGATCATGAGTTCAGCGGGTCAGATGATGTTGGATCAGAGAAGATCTCAGAACTCACCGGTCAATCAGTTGAATCATTTAAACCATTGATCCCCCAGTATGAGCCACCATCAGGAGAGATTGAGGCAACCCTCTTCGCACTTCAGTGTGCCTTTGGAGCATTAATTCTGGGAATTATCTTTGGATACTGGCTTGGTCAGAGAAAAAAATCCCCACTCAACTGA
- a CDS encoding chemotaxis protein CheW: MMETATTASEKSRKNRRKRRGTGSVVRKILARGKSGNSVQVVEFKIGKEIFAFDLFDIREVIAGEDITPIPESPPYIKGIIDLRGAITTIIDLKEILHITTNEEAAKNPRIIVLDQMVMGKKIGVLVQDVFSVSTYGSDEIERGEQTTDHTIGDVMIGVIRQHQIEDDAKEKLILWLNIKKIVENIRQNL, from the coding sequence ATGATGGAGACAGCAACAACAGCATCAGAAAAAAGCCGTAAAAACAGGCGTAAACGCCGGGGAACGGGCAGTGTTGTCAGAAAGATCCTGGCACGTGGAAAATCAGGCAATTCAGTTCAGGTCGTGGAGTTTAAGATAGGCAAGGAGATATTTGCATTTGATCTCTTTGACATCAGGGAAGTGATTGCAGGAGAAGATATCACTCCGATTCCTGAATCTCCACCATATATTAAGGGGATAATAGATCTTCGGGGTGCCATTACAACAATCATTGATCTTAAAGAGATCCTTCACATTACTACAAACGAAGAAGCTGCAAAGAACCCAAGAATCATCGTTCTGGATCAGATGGTTATGGGGAAGAAGATCGGTGTTCTTGTTCAGGATGTCTTCTCTGTCAGCACCTATGGAAGTGACGAAATTGAACGTGGAGAACAGACAACAGATCATACAATAGGGGATGTTATGATCGGGGTTATCAGGCAACACCAGATTGAAGACGACGCTAAAGAAAAACTAATTCTTTGGTTAAATATCAAGAAGATCGTAGAAAATATCAGGCAAAACCTTTAA
- a CDS encoding class I SAM-dependent methyltransferase has protein sequence MDNEEIKAAITESWDSTSGMYDSCPGHQIGTKSEEEAWMNELRHEIPKPPLKVLDVGCGTGAMGLLYARMGYDVSGVDLSEAMMNQARMKAIRDNLAIDLKKGDAENLPYPDESFDLIVNRHLLWTLPHPEVALYEWSRVLKKGGTLLIIDGVWDDKRFSTQCKRCLSEFLTSIFENSDSHRRTYNKNLRKALPHNGGVSQDTMRRYLENTGFSEVTFRDLMYIRDLQRERMPWYRKITAGKSYYILQTKK, from the coding sequence ATGGATAATGAAGAAATCAAGGCAGCTATCACTGAAAGTTGGGATAGCACCTCTGGAATGTATGATTCATGTCCTGGGCACCAAATCGGAACCAAATCCGAAGAAGAAGCCTGGATGAATGAGTTACGACATGAAATCCCAAAGCCCCCATTAAAAGTACTTGATGTTGGTTGTGGAACCGGGGCGATGGGTCTTTTGTATGCCAGGATGGGATATGACGTCAGTGGAGTTGATTTGTCAGAAGCAATGATGAACCAGGCCCGTATGAAGGCCATAAGAGACAATCTTGCAATTGATCTGAAAAAGGGAGATGCAGAGAATCTTCCGTATCCTGATGAATCGTTTGATCTGATCGTTAATCGTCATCTGCTCTGGACACTTCCCCATCCCGAAGTGGCATTGTACGAATGGAGCAGGGTTTTAAAGAAAGGTGGCACTCTGCTCATCATCGATGGTGTGTGGGATGACAAACGGTTTTCCACTCAATGTAAACGCTGTTTGAGTGAGTTTTTGACATCCATTTTTGAAAATAGTGATTCACATCGTCGAACGTATAACAAAAACCTGAGGAAGGCTCTCCCTCATAATGGGGGCGTATCACAGGATACAATGCGAAGATACCTGGAAAATACTGGTTTTTCTGAAGTAACATTCCGGGATCTGATGTACATTCGCGATCTTCAGCGGGAACGAATGCCCTGGTATCGCAAAATTACGGCTGGTAAAAGTTACTACATCCTTCAGACTAAAAAATGA